A single Eremothecium sinecaudum strain ATCC 58844 chromosome VIII, complete sequence DNA region contains:
- the YEL1 gene encoding Arf family guanine nucleotide exchange factor YEL1 (Syntenic homolog of Ashbya gossypii ABR218C; Syntenic homolog of Saccharomyces cerevisiae YBL060W (YEL1)), with product MDDAEKTNSYESIFLTKESPLFGTSEVLDKNTILKLFDWNWEDKGNDLMLEMHVDSETIFDDAHENVSSLEEDNTESIGSSYKREAKQILAQDLPGVNFKEYVNLMGKEENRPLLREFVRLLHPLPVSLYLMLRKVSLSVYFIAEARAIDSLLEEISMQWVATHDVPHYENNYRLVHITLFSLLLLNSNLHNELSQSKFTRDEFVENTIFALLNESVNIDKSALETELGSYYDLLSVDQLPLYKGPSASAAVKPTNFSSKENLIPNRIKRSVSNVSDLSNASSNWERTKTAKCAFGLTNWRYHHDQPLPQLYFPESCDARMKHDDTSYWMADDVLQFQEPLSNSPNYPALRKSSTSFNPSKRKFFGWFRHSPTASIFKEHEEESLKNSKWFNARVRVAEGRLYIFNFKNCQALSPKTSDLASCRSRAFSYTVLNLFGATATLLQNNIVYNSNHKRWNFTITFPRSIDCESQRVYRFQTKDMNVAQKFVRSTLMWSARITPIPKTQFEMVSNQEYGWSERLLNKTVRPISVALSHWTPLLGIESIYEEIEDVGHVTLEDRYYNLKVFTEKLVQLIDKHNSYKPMMIEIWSLGSSADKFDIAMDNWNRRYLFLIAMYEKHNLYLKALEDLIDNNDDDFK from the coding sequence ATGGATGATGCCGAAAAAACAAACTCCTATGAGTCCATTTTCCTTACTAAGGAAAGTCCATTGTTTGGTACGTCAGAGGTATTGGACAAGAATACAATCCTGAAGTTATTTGATTGGAACTGGGAGGATAAAGGTAATGACTTAATGTTGGAAATGCATGTCGATTCAGAAACCATTTTTGATGATGCTCATGAAAATGTGTCCTCTTTGGAAGAAGATAATACAGAGAGTATAGGATCTAGTTACAAACGGGAAGCTAAACAAATCTTGGCTCAGGACTTGCCAGGTGTTAATTTTAAGGAATATGTGAATTTGATGGGTAAAGAAGAGAATAGACCGCTCTTGAGAGAATTTGTTAGATTACTCCACCCACTTCCGGTCTCTTTGTATCTTATGTTGAGGAAGGTGTCGCTATCTGTGTACTTTATAGCCGAAGCCCGGGCGATTGACTCATTGTTAGAAGAAATCAGTATGCAGTGGGTTGCAACTCATGATGTTCCTCATTATGAAAACAATTATCGGTTGGTGCACATTACGTTGTTTTCGTTGCTGCTATTAAATTCTAATTTACACAATGAGCTTTCGCAGTCCAAGTTTACCCGCGATGAGTTTGTTGAGAATACTATATTTGCTTTATTGAATGAGTCTGTCAATATTGATAAGTCGGCTCTTGAAACCGAATTGGGCTCTTACTATGATTTGCTTTCGGTTGATCAGTTGCCGTTGTACAAGGGGCCATCTGCGTCGGCGGCTGTAAAACCGACAAACTTCAGTTCAAAGGAAAATCTGATTCCTAATCGAATCAAAAGATCAGTCTCAAACGTTTCTGATCTGTCCAATGCCTCTTCGAACTGGGAACGTACCAAGACAGCGAAATGTGCGTTTGGACTGACTAATTGGAGGTATCATCATGATCAGCCCCTACCACAGCTATACTTCCCCGAAAGTTGCGACGCTCGTATGAAGCATGACGACACGTCTTACTGGATGGCGGATGATGTTCTTCAATTCCAAGAACCCTTGTCGAATTCCCCGAACTATCCAGCTCTCCGTAAGTCCTCTACATCTTTTAACCCATCTAAGCGCAAGTTCTTCGGATGGTTCAGACACAGCCCGACCGCCTCTATTTTCAAAGAACACGAAGAAGAATCCCTGAAGAACTCCAAATGGTTCAATGCTCGGGTCAGGGTGGCTGAAGGAAGACTATACATCTTCAACTTTAAGAATTGTCAGGCACTTAGCCCGAAGACTTCAGATTTGGCCAGCTGCAGGAGCCGCGCTTTCTCGTACACTGTATTGAACCTATTCGGAGCCACAGCTACACTATTACAGAATAATATAGTATACAACAGTAACCACAAAAGATGGAATTTCACAATCACTTTCCCAAGAAGTATCGATTGTGAATCCCAACGGGTCTACAGATTCCAAACTAAAGATATGAATGTAGCCCAAAAATTTGTGAGATCCACCCTTATGTGGAGCGCACGAATTACACCAATCCCCAAAACTCAATTTGAGATGGTTTCTAATCAAGAGTACGGCTGGAGTGAGCGATTGCTAAACAAAACGGTTCGCCCAATAAGCGTGGCTCTTTCCCATTGGACTCCATTACTGGGAATTGAATCAATTTATGAGGAAATTGAGGATGTTGGCCATGTTACACTAGAAGACCGGTACTATAACCTCAAGGTTTTTACTGAGAAATTGGTACAGCTAATTGACAAACATAATAGTTACAAGCCAATGATGATTGAAATATGGTCACTAGGTAGCAGTGCAGATAAATTTGACATTGCCATGGATAATTGGAATAGAAGATACTTATTTTTGATCGCCATGTATGAGAAACATAATCTTTACTTAAAGGCGCTTGAAGATCTAATTGATAAcaatgatgatgattttaaataa
- the PUP3 gene encoding proteasome core particle subunit beta 3 (Syntenic homolog of Ashbya gossypii ABR217C; Syntenic homolog of Saccharomyces cerevisiae YER094C (PUP3); 1-intron in Ashbya gossypii) translates to MSQDPSSINGGIVVAMTGKDCVAIAGDLRLGSQSLGVSNKFEKIFNYGHVFAGLTGLATDVITLHELFRSKTNLYKLKEDRPIEPETFTQLVSSTLYERRFGPYFVAPVVAGINSKTKKPYISGFDSIGCIEESKDFIVSGTASEQLFGMCESLYEPDLEPEDLFETISQVLLNAADRDALSGWGGVVYIIQKDKVVKRYLKTRQD, encoded by the exons ATGTCTCAAGACCCTAGCTCAATTAATG GTGGTATTGTGGTTGCAATGACCGGAAAGGATTGCGTTGCAATTGCAGGCGATTTAAGATTGGGTTCGCAATCTCTCGGTGTTTCTAATAAATTTGAAAAAATATTCAATTATGGCCATGTCTTTGCAGGTTTAACTGGGCTGGCTACCGATGTTATTACCTTACATGAATTGTTTCGTTCGAAAACAAATCTATACAAGCTAAAGGAAGATCGACCAATTGAGCCGGAAACATTTACACAGCTGGTATCAAGTACATTATATGAGAGGAGATTTGGTCCATATTTCGTTGCTCCAGTGGTTGCAGGTATTAACAGTAAGACCAAAAAGCCATATATCTCTGGTTTTGATTCCATTGGATGTATTGAAGAATCTAAAGACTTCATAGTTAGCGGTACTGCATCCGAGCAGTTATTTGGTATGTGCGAGTCACTATATGAACCAGATTTAGAGCCAGAAGATCTATTCGAGACCATTTCCCAAGTCCTGCTAAACGCTGCTGACCGTGATGCTTTGTCTGGTTGGGGTGGTGTGGTTTACATAATCCAGAAGGATAAGGTTGTCAAAAGGTATTTAAAGACCAGACAGGATTAA